A stretch of the Aegilops tauschii subsp. strangulata cultivar AL8/78 chromosome 4, Aet v6.0, whole genome shotgun sequence genome encodes the following:
- the LOC109778854 gene encoding major pollen allergen Lol p 5b-like: MAVQQCTVALFVAVALVAGPAVSYAAKAGHAPAGEQPKATTEEQKLIEKANNAFKAAVAAAAVVPPADKPKYFETTFVNNFGNWTLEGLANVSSANASISTRVVFAQVAAAMNAQGATPEAKYDSFVAIFGESLRIIVGILEVHAVKPAREEVKGAIPAGELKAIDQIDTAFRTAATATDAASTKDKSTVFDSAFSKAIKETMGDAYKDYKFVPTIESAVKKMYAVSVPESLEDKSFIFESALTDTIGAMATAAAAATPATLTPTPASATGGDKV; the protein is encoded by the coding sequence ATGGCAGTGCAGCAATGCACGGTGGCGCTGTTCGTGGCCGTCGCCCTCGTGGCCGGGCCAGCCGTCTCGTACGCTGCCAAAGCCGGCCACGCCCCAGCCGGGGAACAACCCAAGGCCACAACTGAGGAGCAGAAGCTAATTGAGAAGGCCAACAACGCCTTCAAGGCGGCTGTGGCGGCTGCAGCCGTGGTCCCTCCAGCGGACAAGCCCAAGTATTTCGAGACCACCTTCGTCAACAACTTTGGCAACTGGACACTCGAAGGGTTAGCCAACGTGTCCAGCGCCAACGCCAGTATCAGCACTAGGGTCGTCTTCGCTCAGGTGGCTGCCGCCATGAACGCCCAGGGCGCTACCCCGGAGGCCAAGTATGACTCCTTCGTGGCCATCTTTGGCGAGTCGCTCCGCATCATCGTCGGCATCCTAGAGGTCCACGCCGTCAAGCCCGCCCGCGAGGAAGTCAAGGGGGCGATCCCTGCCGGCGAGCTCAAGGCCATTGACCAGATCGACACCGCCTTCAGGACTGCAGCCACCGCAACCGACGCTGCCTCGACCAAGGACAAGTCCACCGTCTTCGACTCCGCCTTCAGCAAGGCCATCAAGGAGACCATGGGCGATGCATACAAGGACTACAAGTTCGTCCCCACCATCGAGTCTGCCGTCAAGAAGATGTACGCCGTATCGGTTCCTGAGAGTCTCGAGGACAAGAGCTTCATCTTTGAGAGCGCCCTTACCGACACCATCGGCGCCATGGCCaccgcggccgccgccgccacccccgcCACTCTCACTCCCACTCCCGCCTCCGCCACCGGTGGCGACAAAGTCTAG